The proteins below are encoded in one region of Telopea speciosissima isolate NSW1024214 ecotype Mountain lineage chromosome 10, Tspe_v1, whole genome shotgun sequence:
- the LOC122643365 gene encoding uncharacterized protein LOC122643365, which produces MGHYGEYPLDGNLPYAKLITRILRRCNVPLSNDWLGKHVTPVSRTTLSKMKMTMWDGSLELSPERPVGGGDGDGDDSSDSSDGGGDGDAVAPPAASEVRVTQALACALGRGYGWRGATTTGRGAAVAGRDAGASSSQVPEGPPPPGEERDMIDSGCSKHMTANPNLFTKLNKYNGGMVTFGDNSKGKIIGIGEITIGGTIISNVCLVDNLKYNLLSVSQLCNIGYSVIFKTSHCLVKNSNDKTILKGIRKNNIYICLLDEANSSNTCFVTNDVDPYLWHRKLGHVNVKVIKTIASKNLVRNLPKLKFGKDHVCDACQRGKQTKVSHKSKNEVSTTRPLELLHLDLFGPITTPSLGGSRYTFVIVDDFSRFTWTLFLKHKDEAFDEFASLCKRIQNQKGYLITTIRSDHGGEFDNLNQFGSYCSKQGITHNFSAPRTPQSNGVVERKNRSLQETARTMINEYSLPKYFWAEAVNTACYVLNRVLIRPILLKTPYELYHNKLPKVDYFKVFGCICYILNTKDNLGKFDAKADDGIFLGYSSNSRAYRVFNKKSLIIEESMNIKFKIEPKNIKEALEDSDWIVAMQEELHQFERNNVWELVPKPKNHSIIGAKWVFRNKLDEDGSIIRNKARLVAKGYNQQEGIDFDETYAPVARLESIRMLLAFACHKNFKLCQMDIKSAFLNGFIMEEVYVAQPPGFEDTQYPDHVFKLNKALYGLKQAPRAWYERLSEFLIQSGFQMGKVDTTLFVKHRGKDSIIVQIYVDDIIFGSTNENLCVEFSKCMSDEFEMSLMGELNFFLGLQIKQTKNGIFICQTKYTKELLKKFDFDGQKSSSTPMSTSLKLSKDEEGTPIDPTRYRGMIGSLLYLTASRPDIMFSVCACARFQANPMQSHFSAVKRIFKYLKGTTNVGLWYPMNQNFDLISFSDADFAGCHLDRKSTSGTCHFLGSCLVSWFSKKQNSVALSTTEAEYIAAGRCCAQVLWMRQTLMDYGIHFSSSPINCDNTSLINLSKNPILHSRAKHIDIRHHFLRDTVQKGEIVLKYIETEKQLTDILTNPLSEERFCYL; this is translated from the exons ATGGGGCACTATGGTGAGTACCCACTCGATGGTAACTTGCCCTATGCCAAGCTGATTACTCGCATCCTTCGTCGGTGTAATGTTCCTTTGAGTAATGACTGGCTGGGCAAGCATGTCACCCCTGTAAGCAGAACCACTCTGTCGAAGATGAAGATGACGATGTGGGATGGGAGCTTGGAGTTATCTCCAGAGAGGCCAGTagggggtggtgatggtgatggtgatgatagTTCTGATAGTTCTGAtggaggtggtgatggtgatgcagTGGCTCCTCCAGCTGCTAGTGAGGTCAGAGTTACCCAAGCTTTGGCATGCGCTTTAGGACGGGGTTATGGATGGAGAGGTGCTACCACAACAGGCCGAGGTGCCGCTGTTGCAGGTCGAGATGCTGGGGCTTCTAGTTCCCAGGTTCCTGAGGGGCCACCTCCAccaggggaagagagagacatG attgatagtggatgctccaagcatatgacggccaaccccaatctattcaccaagctaaacaagtacaatggaggaatggtgacatttggggacaatagcaaaggaaaaatcattggcatcggtgaaatcaccattggaggtacaatcatatccaatgtatgcctagttgacaatttaaagtataatttgcttagtgtgagtcaactatgtaatataggatatagtgtcattttcaaaacctctcattgcttagtaaaaaattcaaatgataagactatcttgaagggaattaggaaaaataatatctatatctgcttattggatgaagcaaattctagtaatacatgttttgtgacaaatgatgttgatccctacctatggcataggaaactaggacatgttaatgtaaaagtgattaagaccattgcatctaagaatttagttagaaacttacccaaactcaaatttggaaaagaccatgtatgtgatgcttgtcaaagaggaaaacaaaccaaggtatctcataaatcaaaaaatgaagtgtctaccactagacccttagaactactacacttggacttgtttggacctattactacacctagcctaggcggttcaagatacacctttgtaatagttgatgatttctctcgcttcacatggactctatttttaaaacataaagatgaagcctttgatgaatttgcatctctatgtaagagaatacaaaaccaaaagggatatctcataacaaccattagaagtgatcatggaggagaatttgacaatctcaatcaatttgggagttattgcagtaaacaaggcataacccacaacttctccgctcctagaacacctcaatccaatggggtggttgaaagaaagaatagatcactccaagagaccgctagaacaatgataaatgaatactctcttccaaaatatttttgggccgaagcggtcaatacggcttgctatgtgttaaatcgtgtattaattagacctatattactcaaaacaccctatgaactctatcataataaactacctaaagttgattactttaaagtgtttgggtgtatatgctatatattgaatactaaggataacttaggaaaatttgatgctaaagccgatgatggcattttccttggatactcttcaaatagtcgagcctatagagtcttcaataagaaaagcttgattattgaagaatcaatgaatataaaattt aaaattgaacctaaaaatataaaagaagcattggaagatagtgattggatagtagctatgcaagaagagctccatcaatttgaaagaaacaatgtttgggagcttgtcccaaaacccaagaatcattctattataggagccaaatgggtgtttagaaacaaacttgatgaagatggatcaatcattagaaacaaagctagattagttgccaaaggatataatcaacaagaagggatagattttgatgaaacctatgcaccggtagcaagactggaatctattagaatgctacttgcttttgcatgtcataaaaattttaagctatgtcaaatggatatcaaaagtgcttttttaaatggctttatcatggaggaagtatatgttgcacaacctcccggatttgaggatacacaatatccggatcatgtcttcaaacttaacaaagctctctatggactcaaacaagctcctagagcttggtatgagagattgagtgaattcctaatccaaagtggatttcaaatgggtaaggttgatacaaccttgtttgtgaaacatagaggaaaagactctattatcgtgcaaatatatgttgatgatattatatttggatccaccaatgaaaatctttgtgttgaatttagcaaatgcatgagtgatgaatttgaaatgagtttgatgggtgaacttaattttttcttaggacttcaaattaagcaaaccaaaaatggaatctttatatgtcaaactaaatacactaaagaacttctcaagaaatttgatttcgatggtcaaaagtcatctagcacccccatgagcacctctctaaagctatctaaagatgaggaaggcactcccatagaccctacacgctatagaggcatgattggtagccttctatatctcaccgctagtaggccagacatcatgtttagcgtgtgtgcttgtgctagattccaagccaacccaatgcaatcccactttagtgccgttaaaaggatctttaaatatcttaaaggtactacaaatgtaggattatggtacccaatgaaccaaaattttgatttaataagcttttcggatgccgactttgcagggtgccatcttgatcgcaagagtacaagtggcacatgtcacttcttaggatcttgcttggtttcatggtttagcaagaaacaaaactctgttgctctttccactactgaagccgagtacattgcggccggcaggtgttgtgcccaagtcctttggatgaggcaaactctcatggactatgggatacattttagttcatctccaattaattgcgacaatacaagtttaatcaatttaagcaaaaatcccattctccattcaagagccaaacatattgatattaggcatcactttcttagagacacagttcaaaaaggggaaattgttctaaaatacattgaaactgaaaaacaacttaCAGACATACTCACCAAtccattaagtgaagagagattctgctatttg